The following are from one region of the Prochlorococcus marinus str. SB genome:
- a CDS encoding peroxiredoxin codes for MQIGDKIPEFSLLDQNGVKRSNKELKNPLVLFFYPKDDTPGCTIEVCGFRDKYDLFKVLGAQVWGVSNGSTSSHLAFANKNKLQYPLLCDTNDALRKTFKVPKVLGFMDGRVTYVIDRKGIVRHIFRDLLNGPEHIKEAIRVLKEIQNQ; via the coding sequence GTGCAGATTGGAGATAAAATTCCAGAATTTTCTTTACTGGATCAAAATGGAGTTAAAAGATCAAATAAGGAATTAAAAAATCCCCTTGTTTTGTTTTTTTATCCAAAAGATGATACGCCGGGTTGTACTATAGAAGTCTGCGGATTTAGAGATAAATATGACTTATTTAAAGTATTAGGTGCACAAGTTTGGGGAGTAAGTAATGGAAGTACCTCAAGTCATTTGGCATTTGCTAATAAAAACAAATTACAATATCCATTACTTTGTGATACGAATGACGCTCTTAGGAAAACTTTTAAAGTTCCTAAAGTATTAGGCTTTATGGATGGTAGGGTAACTTATGTTATCGATCGCAAAGGGATAGTTAGGCACATTTTTAGAGATTTATTGAATGGTCCTGAACACATTAAAGAAGCTATTAGGGTACTTAAGGAAATTCAAAATCAATAA